The following proteins come from a genomic window of Drosophila santomea strain STO CAGO 1482 unplaced genomic scaffold, Prin_Dsan_1.1 Segkk77_quiver_pilon_scaf, whole genome shotgun sequence:
- the LOC122756620 gene encoding protein VASP homolog translates to MKDDQPVKQRYYPKNPKMQVEINAKVDELLQTGCIEPSRGPYSSPIVMVKKKTGQCRRQGRVAERLSEWKEEEALWVPHSPSSLPQSPSRQPSLPPTPPPTPAAAATPEPQHREMPQPPTPMPQPQPQPPPAQPQPPPPPRTPTPPPEPPTPPPPRTPTPPPQDEEGPRCERQQSWEVDQAHVAKMLRRISMGGPRWHQQTVTWTWPAPAEDTPEVGAVGWSRSSTGARDPPSSRPDGGRRPGGEPGEGSVGVARTTTTETRAAGIMPEARQGKGLCAPIKEEKQKRETKYAKDETTDEPETVAILEALEREYARRPAPEVKVTGVEGLMRSLDVHSMMEASESRPERQETGSERLESSRERREMRESSRDPRDIARVAPPDYAKVA, encoded by the exons ATGAAAGACGATCAACCGGTCAAACAGCGCTACTACCCGAAGAACCCgaagatgcaggtggagaTCAACGCCAAGGTCGACGAGTTACTACAAACAGGGTGCATCGAACCGTCTAGGGGCCCGTACAGCTCTCCCATAGTGATGGTGAAAAAGAAGACGGGTCAATG ccgccgccaaggcCGCGTGGCAGAACGCCTGTCGGAgtggaaggaggaggaggcgctgTGGGTACCACACTCACCGTCGTCGTTGCCACAGTCGCCATCGCGGCAGCCATCGTTGCCACCGACACCACCGCCGACACCAGCCGCAGCCGCCACGCCGGAGCCGCAACACCGAGAGAtgccgcagccaccgacgccGATGCCGCAGCCGCAACCACAgccgccaccggcgcagccgcagccaccaccaccaccacgcaCGCCGACACCGCCGCCAGAAccaccgacgccgccgccaccgcgcACACCGACGCCGCCACCACAGGATGAGGAGGGGCCCCGGTGCGAGCGGCAACAGTCCTGGGAAGTGGACCAGGCGCACGTCGCGAAGATGCTGCGCAGAATCAGCATGGGTGGCCCCCGGTGGCACCAGCAGACGGTGACGTGGACGTGGCCCGCACCAGCGGAGGACACGCCGGAGGTGGGCGCGGTCGGGTGGAGCCGGTCGAGCACGGGCGCGCGCGACCCGCCGAGCTCGCGTCCGGACGGAGGACGAAGGCCCGGAGGAGAACCCGGAGAAGGGTCCGTGGGTGTGgcccgcaccaccaccaccgaaaCTCGCGCGGCAGGAATCATGCCCGAGGCGAGACAAGGCAAGGGTCTATGTGCCCCAATTaaggaagaaaaacaaaagcgagaAACGA AATATGCGAAAGACGAGACCACAGACGAGCCCGAAACGGTCGCCATACTGGAGGCGTTGGAAAGGGAGTACGCAAGGAGACCGGCCCCGGAAGTCAAAGTCACCGGCGTGGAAGGTCTGATGAGGAGCCTCGATGTCCACAGCATGATGGAGGCCAGCGAGAGCAGACCCGAAAGGCAGGAAACCGGGAGTGAACGGCTGGAAAGCAGCCGCGAGAGAAGGGAGATGCGGGAGTCCAGCCGCGATCCGCGAGACATCGCAAGAGTAGCCCCTCCGGATTACGCGAAGGTGGCGTAA